In one Dehalogenimonas formicexedens genomic region, the following are encoded:
- the recG gene encoding ATP-dependent DNA helicase RecG: MSLPTERLRSVIALEKKKGCQNTAVIGGLDKFLAKWAVEAASTINDRSVLERFRKLLSRFEYAAMPVEKRSAALDGLTALAEAVEGTPNNIALNKNQNQSEAPVVAEPPAAYRKKVTQSKAPAASPASLSLPVTALKGISEATAVKFKKLGIATVNDLLYHFPARHVDYSQTAKISSLLPGPDQTIVANIWEVRLTTPGGRRSTEAILGDETGNIRALWFNNPYLVKQLRNGDRVVISGRVSDWKGRLVFESPEWEKLEEKELVHTGRLVPVYPLTAGLFPRAVRKLMKEVVDGFSGSLSDYLPSDIRQHRGLIGLSSAVSQAHFPDDELSKNAARVRLAFDELFFLQLGVLARKRAWQHSQPALAIPTDNTLLNRFLKSLAFTLTGAQQKSLNEILSDLKRTEAMSRLLQGEVGSGKTVVAAGAILMAISAGFQAAIMAPTEILAEQHFRSLTRMLDLLATEKQAVDGITSYLGILPDRPFSVALLIGDAKESGKTAIRGRIKTGEVDLVIGTHALIQKDVKFKKLGLAVIDEQHRFGVEQRLSLRQKGTNPHILVMTATPIPRTLALTLYGDLDLSVINELPPGRQTIKTRWLKPEQRSSAYAFIRKQVDLKQQAFIICPLVEESEAVQARAATAEYENLKQDVFPEFRLGLLHGRMSATEKDSVMGAFGTGKLDILVSTPVIEVGIDVPNATVMLIESADRFGLSQLHQFRGRVGRGTEQSYCMLLAENPSEVANARLAVIEKTQDGFVLAEEDLKLRGPGEFFGTRQSGLPDLKMAKLSDVPILEMAREEATKLFQQDPGLKKPEHRALYDELIHIWPQTGEWS, from the coding sequence ATGTCCTTACCAACAGAAAGACTTCGTTCTGTAATTGCATTGGAAAAGAAAAAAGGCTGCCAGAACACCGCAGTTATCGGAGGTTTGGACAAGTTTCTGGCCAAATGGGCGGTTGAAGCAGCTTCAACCATCAACGACAGGTCAGTCCTTGAACGTTTTAGGAAACTTCTTTCCAGATTTGAATATGCCGCAATGCCGGTCGAAAAACGGTCTGCTGCGCTCGACGGGTTGACTGCCCTGGCGGAAGCTGTCGAGGGCACACCAAACAACATTGCGTTAAATAAAAACCAAAACCAATCGGAAGCCCCTGTAGTAGCGGAGCCGCCCGCCGCCTACCGGAAAAAAGTGACGCAGTCGAAGGCTCCGGCAGCCTCTCCCGCTTCCCTGTCCCTACCCGTGACTGCCCTGAAAGGCATAAGCGAAGCTACTGCCGTCAAATTCAAAAAGCTCGGCATCGCCACTGTCAATGACCTCCTTTATCATTTTCCCGCCAGGCATGTCGATTATTCCCAGACGGCGAAAATATCCTCTCTGTTGCCGGGACCCGATCAGACTATCGTAGCCAATATCTGGGAGGTGCGGCTGACCACGCCCGGCGGCAGGCGCTCCACGGAGGCCATCCTCGGTGACGAAACGGGTAATATCCGGGCGTTGTGGTTCAATAATCCCTACCTTGTGAAGCAACTCCGCAACGGCGACCGAGTGGTCATCAGCGGCCGGGTCAGTGATTGGAAGGGCAGGCTGGTCTTCGAGTCGCCAGAATGGGAAAAACTCGAGGAAAAGGAGTTGGTCCATACCGGGCGGTTAGTACCGGTCTACCCTCTGACGGCTGGCTTGTTCCCTCGCGCTGTCCGGAAACTGATGAAAGAGGTGGTAGATGGGTTTTCAGGATCTTTGTCGGATTATCTCCCTTCCGACATTAGACAACATCGAGGCCTGATCGGTCTTTCTTCTGCTGTCTCTCAGGCGCATTTCCCGGATGACGAACTCTCAAAAAATGCCGCGCGGGTGCGCCTCGCCTTCGATGAACTCTTCTTTCTGCAATTGGGCGTATTAGCCCGGAAACGCGCCTGGCAGCATTCACAGCCGGCTTTAGCCATACCCACCGATAATACATTGCTAAACCGGTTTCTTAAATCGCTGGCTTTTACCCTCACCGGCGCTCAGCAGAAGTCGCTCAATGAGATCCTGTCAGACCTTAAACGCACAGAGGCCATGAGCCGCCTTCTTCAGGGTGAAGTCGGTTCCGGTAAGACGGTAGTGGCTGCCGGCGCTATCCTGATGGCCATTTCCGCCGGATTCCAGGCGGCAATCATGGCCCCAACCGAGATACTGGCAGAGCAGCACTTCCGGTCATTAACCCGAATGCTCGATCTCCTGGCGACCGAAAAGCAGGCAGTAGATGGCATCACAAGCTATCTCGGAATATTGCCTGACCGCCCCTTTTCCGTGGCTCTCCTCATCGGTGATGCCAAGGAATCGGGAAAAACCGCGATTCGAGGCAGAATAAAAACAGGTGAGGTCGACCTGGTAATAGGCACTCACGCTCTGATCCAGAAGGACGTAAAATTCAAGAAATTAGGGCTAGCGGTGATCGACGAGCAGCATCGGTTCGGCGTCGAGCAGCGCCTGAGCCTCCGGCAGAAAGGTACCAATCCACACATCCTCGTCATGACTGCGACGCCGATACCCCGCACCCTCGCCCTGACTCTATACGGCGACCTCGATCTCTCGGTTATCAATGAATTGCCGCCCGGCCGCCAAACCATAAAAACCCGGTGGCTGAAACCGGAACAGCGCTCCAGCGCTTATGCCTTCATCAGAAAACAGGTAGACCTGAAACAGCAGGCTTTCATCATCTGCCCGCTCGTCGAGGAATCCGAAGCCGTACAGGCGAGGGCGGCGACTGCCGAGTACGAAAACCTGAAACAAGACGTTTTTCCAGAATTCCGGCTAGGCCTTTTGCACGGACGTATGTCAGCTACCGAAAAGGACTCCGTTATGGGGGCTTTCGGCACTGGCAAACTGGATATCCTGGTTTCGACGCCTGTTATCGAGGTCGGCATCGACGTACCCAATGCCACCGTGATGCTCATCGAGTCCGCCGACCGTTTCGGTCTTTCCCAATTGCACCAGTTCCGCGGGCGCGTCGGCCGGGGTACAGAACAGAGCTACTGCATGCTCCTGGCTGAAAACCCGTCTGAGGTTGCCAACGCCCGGTTAGCCGTCATCGAAAAGACCCAGGATGGATTTGTCCTGGCTGAAGAAGATCTCAAACTCCGCGGTCCCGGAGAGTTCTTCGGCACGCGCCAATCGGGTCTTCCCGACCTTAAAATGGCCAAACTCTCGGACGTCCCTATCCTCGAAATGGCTCGGGAAGAGGCAACGAAGCTCTTCCAGCAAGATCCGGGGTTGAAAAAACCCGAACACCGAGCCTTGTACGATGAATTGATCCACATATGGCCCCAAACCGGGGAATGGAGCTGA
- a CDS encoding DegV family protein: protein MTVKIVTDSTSDLTPALARQFDISVVPLTVSFGRESFLDRVEISTDEFYRRLTTEEAFPQTTQPSPNAFASVYKKLCANTKEILVLTISKKLSGTYDSALSAVQMVKGDCKIEVVNSESAAGALGLLAIWASKQAASGMSLPDLKKAVEGRIGETKPVMAFDTLKYLARGGRIGKAKGLLGVLLSVKPVLTLKDGEVSPLTQVRTMKAGMDVLYNFAASHKQIDEMAVEYATTPDIADALIDRLDSLYPKEKIYRTTVSPVLGAYTGPSVICVSVIGKT from the coding sequence ATGACAGTCAAAATCGTCACCGATTCCACTTCCGACCTCACGCCCGCGCTGGCCCGGCAATTCGATATAAGTGTGGTCCCTCTTACCGTATCCTTCGGACGCGAATCCTTCCTCGATAGGGTCGAAATATCCACCGATGAGTTCTACCGGCGGCTTACCACCGAAGAGGCTTTTCCTCAAACAACCCAACCCTCACCCAACGCGTTTGCCAGTGTCTATAAGAAACTCTGTGCCAATACCAAAGAAATCCTGGTCCTTACCATTTCCAAGAAGCTCTCTGGAACCTATGATTCCGCGCTTTCTGCCGTTCAGATGGTCAAAGGGGATTGTAAAATAGAGGTCGTTAATTCGGAATCGGCGGCCGGAGCCCTTGGTTTGCTGGCAATTTGGGCATCCAAGCAGGCAGCCTCAGGGATGTCGCTCCCAGACCTCAAAAAGGCAGTTGAAGGCAGGATCGGCGAGACAAAGCCTGTCATGGCTTTCGATACCCTCAAGTATCTGGCTCGCGGGGGCCGCATCGGCAAAGCAAAGGGACTGCTTGGTGTGCTGCTGTCGGTGAAGCCGGTACTCACGCTCAAAGATGGGGAAGTTTCCCCGTTGACCCAGGTTCGCACCATGAAAGCGGGGATGGACGTGCTCTATAATTTCGCGGCCTCTCACAAGCAGATCGATGAAATGGCCGTCGAATACGCCACTACTCCGGACATCGCCGATGCCCTCATCGATAGGCTTGACAGTCTCTATCCGAAAGAAAAAATCTACCGTACTACCGTCAGCCCGGTGCTGGGCGCCTATACCGGCCCAAGTGTTATTTGCGTTTCGGTAATCGGCAAAACTTAA
- a CDS encoding DAK2 domain-containing protein: MSAQAIMTGQEMRDMLAAAAAWLEKSASDIDALNVFPVPDGDCGTNMLLTLRSAVDETSRVTADNVGEVSAAVAKGALMGARGNSGVISSQIWRGVATVFEGKETVTAADWAEALTKAVETAYKGLSNPVEGTILTVLTDVAGAARSSAENDDSIVKLIESAMNAASESVARTPKLLPALRDAGVVDAGGQGLYTELEGMLHYLRGETEQMQFKKSRVIASSLPLAAKPVSRLSPTDEDPFGYCTEFLLKGENLDLNKIRTQLKRKGQSLIVVGDPSTIRVHIHALAPGRVLNYVTKMGTVHKVSIRNMDEQHEDFLALQKDRQPTVEIAIVAIVAGDGFADVFASLGASGIVAGGQTMNPSTKDILQAVEAAASEKVIILPNNKNIVPAAEQVKQLTHKTIAVIPTETLPQGVASLLAFDYEADFDSNVQRMNEAKASVRTVEITHAVRDTKINGLVIKKGQAIGLLDGHLAAVDEASDKVLADLLAKTDLSKIEVMTLYFGAGTAETSARAMAESLMTKYPSKQVEVVSGGQPHYDYVVSLE, from the coding sequence ATGTCAGCCCAAGCGATCATGACCGGACAGGAAATGCGCGATATGCTGGCCGCCGCTGCTGCCTGGCTTGAAAAAAGCGCATCCGATATCGACGCTTTAAATGTTTTCCCCGTGCCCGATGGCGATTGCGGCACCAATATGTTGCTCACCCTCCGCTCGGCGGTCGACGAGACTTCCCGGGTCACGGCGGATAACGTCGGAGAAGTTTCGGCTGCTGTCGCCAAGGGCGCCCTCATGGGCGCCAGGGGCAATTCGGGGGTCATTTCCTCGCAGATATGGCGCGGGGTCGCTACTGTATTTGAGGGCAAGGAAACGGTCACAGCGGCCGACTGGGCGGAAGCCCTTACCAAAGCGGTTGAAACCGCCTACAAAGGTTTGTCCAATCCGGTTGAAGGGACTATCCTGACAGTTCTGACCGACGTGGCTGGCGCCGCAAGGTCATCAGCCGAAAACGACGATTCCATCGTTAAACTGATTGAATCGGCGATGAACGCTGCATCCGAATCAGTCGCCCGGACACCCAAACTGCTGCCTGCCCTGCGCGATGCCGGGGTGGTGGACGCCGGTGGTCAGGGTCTGTATACCGAACTCGAGGGCATGCTCCATTATCTTCGCGGCGAAACTGAGCAGATGCAGTTCAAAAAGTCTCGCGTCATCGCCAGTTCATTGCCTTTGGCGGCCAAACCGGTGTCCCGGCTTTCGCCCACCGATGAAGATCCATTCGGTTACTGTACCGAGTTTCTGTTGAAGGGTGAAAACCTGGACCTGAATAAGATACGGACCCAGCTGAAACGCAAGGGTCAGTCTCTGATCGTCGTCGGCGATCCCAGCACCATCAGGGTCCACATCCATGCCCTGGCCCCCGGCCGGGTGCTGAATTACGTCACTAAAATGGGCACGGTACACAAAGTCAGCATTCGTAACATGGATGAACAGCACGAAGATTTCCTGGCGCTGCAGAAAGACCGGCAGCCGACGGTGGAAATCGCCATCGTCGCGATCGTCGCCGGCGACGGATTCGCCGACGTTTTCGCCTCCCTAGGCGCTTCCGGTATCGTAGCCGGCGGGCAGACGATGAACCCATCCACCAAAGACATCTTGCAGGCCGTCGAAGCCGCGGCCTCCGAAAAGGTGATCATCCTGCCCAACAACAAGAATATTGTCCCCGCCGCAGAGCAGGTCAAACAGTTGACCCATAAAACTATTGCCGTCATCCCGACGGAAACTCTGCCTCAGGGAGTGGCTTCCCTGCTAGCCTTCGATTACGAAGCGGATTTTGATTCCAATGTCCAGAGGATGAACGAAGCCAAAGCGAGTGTCCGCACCGTTGAGATTACCCACGCCGTGCGCGACACCAAGATCAACGGGCTTGTGATCAAGAAAGGTCAGGCCATTGGCCTTTTGGATGGTCACCTGGCTGCAGTGGACGAGGCTTCCGACAAGGTGCTGGCTGACCTTTTGGCGAAGACCGATCTTTCCAAAATCGAGGTCATGACCCTTTATTTCGGTGCCGGTACCGCCGAAACGAGCGCGAGGGCGATGGCTGAAAGCCTGATGACGAAATATCCCAGCAAGCAGGTGGAAGTGGTTAGTGGCGGGCAACCTCATTATGACTATGTTGTGTCACTAGAATAA
- the rpmB gene encoding 50S ribosomal protein L28: MKCDYCGKTPMFGHNVSHSKRRTNRRSEPNCHPARVLLNGKSTRLSLCTRCLRTLSKMAAA; this comes from the coding sequence ATGAAATGCGATTATTGCGGCAAGACACCGATGTTCGGTCATAACGTTTCCCATTCAAAACGGCGCACCAACCGGCGTTCCGAACCCAACTGCCATCCGGCCCGCGTCCTTTTGAACGGTAAGTCCACCCGGTTGTCACTGTGCACCCGCTGCCTGCGCACCCTGTCCAAGATGGCGGCAGCCTAG
- the argH gene encoding argininosuccinate lyase has translation MSHVRSRFDKPADEMVIKYTTSLPFDKRLYHEDVRGSIAHARMLAKQGIIPPSDALEIMRGLLEIEIDINDGKFEFKPEMEDIHMAIEARLKEKIGEAAGRLHTARSRNDQVATDLRLYMKDVIIWTLESVRSLQAAFLGLAEKNLDVIVPGYTHLQPAQPVLLAHHFLAYFEMLQRDKERFSDCLNRTDVLPLGSGALAGVAYNIDRAFVARELGFSSVSRNSLDAVSDRDFVVEYLSTASVTMMHLSRLSEEMVIWSGAEFGFIEIDDAYATGSSIMPQKKNPDVAELCRGKTGRVYGHLIGLLTTLKGLPLAYNRDLQEDKEAIFDATDTLLMSLKVVGGMVETIKIRPERMLSSVDRSYLLATDLADYLVKKGETFRNAHGIVGRLVSHSIKEGKTFSELPLDEYLRFSPLFDQDVFKISAMTSIDSRNNPGGTARTRVEEALAEAKTLLAGS, from the coding sequence ATGAGCCACGTTAGAAGCCGATTCGATAAACCCGCCGATGAAATGGTGATCAAGTACACCACATCCCTCCCGTTTGACAAGCGCCTTTATCATGAGGACGTTCGGGGTTCGATTGCCCACGCCCGGATGCTCGCCAAACAGGGAATAATTCCACCCTCGGATGCCCTCGAAATCATGAGAGGGCTGCTTGAAATTGAAATTGACATCAATGATGGCAAATTTGAGTTCAAACCTGAGATGGAAGACATCCACATGGCCATTGAGGCAAGGCTTAAGGAAAAGATAGGAGAGGCAGCGGGACGACTGCACACGGCCCGGAGCCGCAACGACCAGGTTGCCACCGACTTACGGCTCTACATGAAAGATGTCATCATTTGGACGCTTGAATCTGTCAGGTCTTTACAGGCTGCCTTCCTTGGACTGGCTGAAAAGAATCTCGATGTCATCGTGCCCGGATATACACATCTCCAACCCGCGCAACCTGTTCTGCTGGCGCATCATTTTTTGGCCTATTTCGAGATGCTGCAGAGGGATAAGGAACGTTTCTCCGACTGCCTGAATCGCACCGACGTGTTACCCCTGGGCAGCGGGGCTTTGGCGGGAGTCGCCTATAACATTGATCGCGCCTTCGTAGCCAGAGAGCTTGGTTTCTCGTCGGTGAGCCGGAACAGCCTGGACGCTGTGTCTGATCGAGACTTCGTTGTCGAATACCTCTCCACCGCCTCCGTAACAATGATGCACCTTTCGAGACTATCCGAGGAAATGGTCATCTGGAGCGGGGCAGAATTTGGTTTCATCGAAATCGATGACGCGTACGCTACCGGTTCATCGATAATGCCCCAAAAGAAAAATCCTGATGTCGCTGAACTGTGCCGCGGCAAGACCGGCCGCGTTTATGGCCACCTTATTGGGCTTCTGACTACCCTCAAGGGATTGCCCCTGGCTTACAACAGGGACCTTCAGGAAGACAAGGAAGCCATCTTCGACGCTACGGATACCTTGTTGATGTCTCTGAAGGTGGTCGGCGGCATGGTCGAGACCATCAAAATCAGGCCTGAGAGAATGCTGAGCTCGGTTGACCGGAGCTACCTGCTGGCCACCGACCTAGCAGATTACCTCGTGAAGAAAGGTGAGACCTTCAGAAACGCCCACGGCATCGTCGGGCGTTTGGTGAGCCATTCTATCAAGGAAGGCAAGACCTTCTCCGAATTACCGCTGGATGAATACCTTCGCTTTTCCCCGTTGTTCGACCAGGATGTGTTCAAGATCAGTGCAATGACCTCGATCGATTCCAGGAACAATCCGGGCGGAACGGCGCGAACCCGGGTAGAAGAGGCGCTGGCGGAAGCCAAAACCCTGTTGGCAGGGTCGTAA
- a CDS encoding argininosuccinate synthase, whose protein sequence is MTEKVVLAYSGGLDTSAAIPWLKEHYGMDVIALTIDVGNERDFTQIRDKALRVGAVKAVVIDARKEFIEDYVWKTLAAGAIYENEYPLATAIGRPLIAKLLVDVALAEGATAIAHGCTGKGNDQVRFDVATAALAPHLKVIAPAREWGMTRLQTIEYAKKFNIPLPVTAKNPYSVDENLWGRSCECGILEDPWVEPPVDAFAWTREVKDTPEKPAYVTIGFKQGIPVTLNNRRMDGVTLVSTLNEIAGAHGIGRIDHIENRLVGIKSRETYEAPAAVVLLKAHDALETMTLAKDQARFKAKVAQEYADLVYNGLWFSAHKSDLDAYIQNTQKYVTGTVRLKLERGCFRVVGRKSPYSLYSHGLATYETGDTFDATAAVGFIKLWGLPVRTQARAQTLKK, encoded by the coding sequence ATGACTGAAAAAGTAGTTCTGGCATATTCCGGCGGCTTGGACACCTCGGCGGCTATACCGTGGCTCAAAGAGCACTATGGTATGGACGTCATCGCATTGACCATCGACGTCGGTAACGAGCGTGACTTCACCCAAATCCGTGACAAAGCGCTTAGAGTCGGCGCTGTCAAGGCTGTGGTCATAGACGCCCGCAAGGAGTTTATCGAGGATTATGTCTGGAAAACACTGGCCGCAGGGGCTATTTATGAAAACGAATATCCCTTGGCCACCGCCATCGGCCGGCCGCTGATCGCCAAATTACTCGTCGATGTCGCGTTGGCTGAGGGCGCCACCGCCATCGCCCATGGCTGTACCGGCAAAGGTAACGACCAGGTTCGATTCGACGTAGCCACCGCCGCCCTAGCCCCCCACCTCAAGGTCATCGCCCCGGCCCGCGAGTGGGGCATGACCCGGCTCCAGACCATCGAATACGCCAAAAAGTTCAACATTCCCCTGCCGGTTACCGCCAAAAATCCCTACTCGGTCGATGAGAACCTCTGGGGCAGATCTTGCGAATGCGGCATTCTTGAGGATCCATGGGTGGAACCCCCGGTTGATGCCTTCGCCTGGACTCGAGAGGTAAAAGATACTCCTGAGAAGCCGGCTTACGTGACTATCGGTTTCAAACAGGGTATTCCGGTAACCTTAAACAATCGGCGCATGGACGGCGTAACACTGGTCTCGACACTGAATGAGATCGCCGGAGCCCATGGCATCGGCCGTATCGATCACATTGAAAACCGTCTCGTTGGCATCAAGTCCCGCGAGACGTACGAAGCCCCGGCCGCGGTTGTCCTGCTCAAGGCGCATGACGCTCTTGAAACGATGACCCTGGCCAAAGACCAGGCGCGCTTCAAAGCTAAAGTTGCCCAGGAATACGCCGACCTTGTTTACAACGGCTTGTGGTTCTCTGCTCACAAGTCAGATCTCGATGCCTATATTCAGAACACCCAGAAATACGTCACCGGCACCGTTCGTTTGAAACTGGAGAGAGGTTGCTTCCGCGTCGTCGGCCGCAAATCTCCCTATTCCCTTTACAGCCATGGTCTGGCAACCTACGAGACCGGTGACACCTTCGATGCCACAGCCGCCGTAGGTTTCATAAAGCTCTGGGGCCTGCCGGTGCGTACCCAGGCCAGGGCGCAGACGTTGAAAAAATAG